GATTTTATTATTGGTTTTAATTCCATTTGTTCTGATTATCACAAAGCCAGGAGTTCCTTTATATGCTTTTACACCTGCTATCATTAATTTAAAGTCAGGACCTAATATCTTAACATTAGGATTTTTGCTTATATCTACTGTCGTTGTCACTGGAGGAACCTCCTTTTTTCCTATAAAATTAGATAACCCATATCTGAATAATCCTATCCCTTTTACATTTCCACATGCTTTAATTTCACTAGTTATAACCGCATTGCTTTTAGGTACAACATTCTTATCTGATTGGTAGGTCTCTAAAATTGGATAAATTTTGTTCGGATATTTCGCATTCCATTTTTTAATATAATCTGATAATTGTGTTGTACTTAGATTGTAATCACCAAGATACATCATGGGTGCGATCGCATTAACTAATGGAGTTATTAAATCCCATCTCTGATTTCCATCAATATCTGTAGGTTTAGTACAAATAATTAGAGTTTTACCTTTTGAATCTTGTCTTAACTGTCTAATCTCAGCTATATGGTTTTCCATATCATAAAATTCAATATCTGCAATAATATTCCATCCTTGATTTGCTAAGTATTTTGTATAACTGAAACCGCTCCATGTCCAAGCAAATGCGACAATTCCAGCTGATTGTATCCGTTTAAGCACACTACCAAATTTATTATAATCTGCATTATGTATTCTGAGATAAACTTCAGAATGCCCATCAGATTTAATCTTATTAAAATCAATTTTATCAACTGGCGTATTAGCAGGATCAACAAATATTCCAATATTCATATAATTACCTCCAAAATATGGGTATTAATAAAGTATAGCAAAGTGCTAAAAATAAATAGAAAATAGTAGATGGATCCCAACGAATCAATGAAATCACGCTTAAAATTAGTAATATCAAAAAACCTCCTGTGAATAGGAAGTTTATAAATAGATCAGCTGTATAACTATGACTGCTTAATTTGATCAACCTCCAAAATTAATTAATTAATTGGTGATTTAATCCTCATTCCCGTAAACCCAATTTTATATAATGCGCCTAAATAATCCGTTAAGGGTATATTGTAGGTTATATCTTGATTTGTTGGATCAAATGCCATTTCATTCCAGACTAAAAAAATATGATTATATTTGCCATCTTTGTATCCTATGTTCAATGTGGATAAATTTTTAACTCCTAAATTGATTAAATATTTTGCAAAGTCATTTGTTTTATGTGTACAATTGTAAGACTGTTCATTATATGGGATGTTGTGAATGCGAAGAAATTCATTATAAATCTTTGTATTTGAAGGATCTAATTTTTCAGGTTTTAAAAAATATAGTAACCTTTGTATCAAACTGATAAGGTCCATAAATGTAAACCCCCAAAAAAGAATAATTTAACTGAATGTATAATATTTGTCTCGTTTAACTATCTTGGTTAAAAAGGGTAATTTTCCTTTATATTTCTCTAACTGTTCTGTTAATACTCGTGAACCTGTGAAAATTATATATTTTTCATCTTTACATTCAAATTGTATAGTTACATAGTTTTCACATTTCTCGGGAAATCGGCTTTTACTTATTTTAAAATTTAACACTAAGATCTCTAGATTTAAAATATCATCAATACGTTTTTTCTTACCCTGGAGAGGTCCATCTTCATCTGCAAAATCACTGAATTTATGGTGCATCTTTAACCTCCTTCCAAAGTTGTTCCAGTCCTAATGATTTTGATAGGTTACGGCCATTACACCATTTAAGTACTCCTTTCATTGATGCTAAACTTGACATGTAACTTGATTTATCCATACGGCCGGTTTTGTATAGATAACTTACTTCTTTTATACGTTTCTTGAATCTTTTTGCGGTATTTTTTCTAAGTAGAATATAGTCATGGAAATGTCGATATCCTAAGAAATCCACTCCATGACTGATCGGAAATACATCGGCTTTGCTTAAGGTTAAATCCAGTTCTGATTTTAAATAAGATTCGATATATTGTTTCATTTCATTTAAAAACCGTTTATCTTCATGGAATAGTAAAAAATCATCACAATATCGGATATAATATTTAATTCCTATATCATGTTTCATGTGCTGATCCAATTCATTCATATATAAATTTCCAAACCATTGGCTGGTATAATTCCCAATTGGAACATTATATCCTCCTTTGACTGAATATATAATGTCTTCAAGAAGCCATAATGTATCCTTACATTTGATTTTCTTTTTAACAATATCAAAGAGGATATCATGATTTAATGAAGGATAAAATTTACTTATATCCATTTTGAGAACATAACCTTCTCTTCCAACTTTTCGGATAAAATCCATGGTCCTTTTACTGCCACTATGAACCCCCATACCTTGACGACAGGCATATGTATCCTGAATCAACAGGTTATCCCAAATCGGTTCAACAATATTCATAAGTGCATGTTGAATTATACGATCAGGATTGAAGGGTAATTTATAAATTAACCGATGTTTAGGTTCAAAAATAGGAAATACTACATAAGGACTCGTTGTATAGGTTTTATTTATAAGTGATTCACAGATCTTTGTGATATTATTATCTAAATCTTTTTCAAAATCCTTTATTGTATCCTGCCATCTACGGCCCCTGCGTGCTTTTGTATATGCAAGGTAAATATTTTCTTCATTTGCAATTTTGTTAAATAGATTTCCATGTCTTTTCATTATAAGTATAATGATTGATTATGGCTTTCCCTGTAATGGTACTAGTCATCTTCAATCCCTCCTTTGTGTATTTTACTACTTCAAACTGTAGTAGGGTTGTAAAGTTCAGATAAATGAGGTATTCTATCTCTGACGTGAACTGACTGCCGATATTCGTATTCGTATTCCACTGATAGTTATTCGAATTACGATACTGTGAACTGGCATTCGTGGCATTATTCCAATTACTGCCTGCAGTGAGTAACTAACTTTATAACTTTACAACCTGTAACAGATCATATTTTGTTACCATAAAAAAAATTTAGATCGGCTCCGACGCGAACCGACCGCCGAGAGACGTAGACGTATACCACCGATAGATAGACGAATAACGATACCGCGAACCGGCAAGCGCGGCAATAGACCAATAACCGCCCGCAGCGAGTTTAACATCACCATAAACACCCTGCCTATAAATTGAACCTTTATTCCCTGCAAGTGCATAATATCCATATGCCGGACCCATTGTGGATAAATCAAAGGTTGTATTTGCTGAGCTAGGTATTACTGCTTCAAGTCTACTATCTGCGCCATCATCATATTTAAGGGCAACACCATTAGTTGCAGCTGATGCATCATGTTTTAGTTTAATCTGGAATGCGGGGAAGTTTGTTTCAACATACACATCTTTTCCAAGAACCGTATTATTGACTAAGAGTTTTTCCCAGATATTTGTTGCATCATATTTTATATAAATTGGAAGTCCGCCAGTTGCGGCGTCGGCATCATGTTTTACTAGGAATTTTTGGTTTGTTCCAAAAGTTAGGACTTTATCTGCCTGTGCGGTTGCAAAATTTGAACATAGATATGGTATGTTATTATCCCATTTTACATAGAGTTGGTTTCCACCAGCCGTGGCAGAATAATATACTGTTATAACGGCACCGGCAGCAGTATCTCCTACACTTGCAGCGTCCACATCATAACGATACCCTTGATCTAGTAACCATTGGTTCATTGCCCCGGCTGCATCTTCAACTCCAATATCACTTATCATTCTCCGACTAGCTGAGTCTATATGCCCTCCAGTTGTTACTGGATCGGCTGCTCCAGTAATGCTAGTTTTTTCGTTACTGTTACGTGCCATTAGTTGGAATTCATAGTCATGTAGGCATCGCATTTTACTTTTCCCGCCGCGATCTACAATATCATTCCAGGTTATTGTATCGAGTGTTGCAGCATTATATACACTTTGAACACCTGAAGCACCATCATCACTTGCCAGATAAATTTGTACCCATAATTTACTGTTTGGGTCATATACAAGTCCTGCATTGTTTAAACTGTTTGCACGGAATTTAAGATCCCATACACTTTGCGGTAATATTTGACCAGCCGTAAATCCTGTGAGTAAATGTCCGGAGATTGTTCCAACATCTACACATAAGGTGTGGAATCCTCCAATTTTCCTAGATGTTGTTGCACTGTAACCACTTGGGTAAGTGGCATTTAAACTAATTAAAAATGCTAAAACTCCGTTATTGTTACAAGCATAAATATAATAATCTTTAGCTGCAGCTATTGTGCCAGTATCCATATTAGATACAGTTGAAATAACTAAATCTGTACTAACTTGGAACCATTGTGATCCTACCTTCATTGGAATAGGGCCGTATGTTGCGCCCTGAACTATTATTTGAGTCGGATCACTCGGATTAATAAGGAGTAATCGTTTTGTTTTGTCCATGTAAAAGTTCATGAAATCTGTTATTCCATTTGGACTTATTTTCCATCCAGTCATTTAGGTCATCTCCACAGGTGCATCTTCAATTTCTTCAACAGGATAACTATTTAAAATTGTGTCTACCTTTGAATCAATTGTTTCCTTTTTTTGTAACGTGTGTTCTGCATTTAATGTTACTACATCTATCCATTGTTCAAATCCTTTCTGACGATGTATGGGATTTGGATTTTCTATTATCTTGGTTTCCCATTCTCCATCTGGTTTGTCAGGATCTAATGGTTTAACTGCCATTGTTACTCCCCGGTCATCAAAATCCTGTAAATTTTGCAAGTCATTTAATGCCTGTTCTTTATGTTCCTTATCCGATAGTAAGTTCTCGAAGTCCTGTACCGTTGCTATTACTTGAGGGTATCCGTGCATATTATCATCCATCCAGTTCATATATTAAAATTCCACCGGCAGCACTTGATTTATAGCGCATGTCACCTTTAACTGTCTTGAAAGTACCACAAGCAGGAACATCCTTTGATGCTAGTGGAGGTATAACAATTTGATTACCTGCTACGGGATCTGTACCAAAATTCACATACATTGTAATAGATGTACTTGGATTGAAAAGTGATGCGGATTTAATACCTGCTTTTGCTACCGTCACTATATTCGTATCACCTGTAGCAGCTGTTTGGTCCCCTCCAAGGATATCTAATGGAGGGTTTTGATTTGCCTCTTTTGCATGATCTGATGGGAAATTAGCTATATTCGCACCATCACCTGTTAAAAGAGCATTTAATATTTCATCATTAGTTACAAGGGCATTATTTTTATCAGTTACTGCCTTGATTACTCCACGTAATGTTGATTCTCCATCTTTAAATTCAACCGCCCCAATTTCTATATCACTTGCATTTATTGTGACATCTGTACCATCTAATACAACATATATGCGTCCATTTTCATCTCCTTGTACTGGAACATTATGTCCTTTACCATCTGTATCTTTATAGTACAAATGCATTCCTGTAGCAGATTCATTTCTACCTGTCATAATCTAAAACCTCCTTTTTATAAGCTAAAATTTAAATCAAAAAATTTAATTAACTGTAAACTAAAAAAATAATAATATGGATTATTTGCAATGCAATAAATGTAAACAACAATATGAACTTTTACCAGAAGAAAAACCAGAAGACTTCAGCTCTAAATGTGGTTGTGGCGGTAGCTTAAAACATCATTTAGATGATGATAAACAGTATTTAAAAGAAAGTTCTGTAGGATATGATATTCATGAAGTTGGTAAAAGAGATCCTATTAATTTTATCTATATTTTTGAATTGGTAATTAAAGGATTAATGTTATTAGGAGCATTTTTTATAGCTATTATTTTATTCCCGTTAGGTTTAATTGTTCTTGCATTGATTGTATATTTCATTTTCTTCTATAAAAAATAAAAGACAAATTTTATTAAATCATTTGAATAATACTATTTATTTGGGGTATTATATTTTGAAAAAATCGAAAATAGGTATATTAAGTGTAATAGGAATATTAGTTTTAGTTGTTATGGCTTCAGGTTGTACTCGTAGTTCTAATAATACAACAATGTCCAATCAGTCTCAGCCTCAAAGCCAAAATACACAATCTTCAACTAGTGGAAATGCACCTATAGTTAAAGTAATTGCTTCGGGTCCTTGGATGGGGCAAATACAAGATAGTACTGGTAGTAAATCAGTTTCAGGAACAGGTTCACAAACATTCCAATTAAGTCAAAATCCTGGAATGGTAATAGTCAGTTTTTCAAAAGACAATACAAAAAATACAGCAAGTACTAATGGAACAGTTACGCCAGATACAAGCACATTAACAGTTCAAATACTTGATGGTAAGGGTAATGTTGTAGCAACTCAAACTACATCAGCTGATGCAGGTAATGTAGCAACCAGTCATTCATTCTAAATTATTTCCTATTTTTTTAGTAAATTATTCATTGCATCCTTCATCAGTAGTATCAGTTAAATCAAGTTTTCTGTGCAAGGTGATTATAGCAACAGCATTATCTGATAACCCAGGTTCATAATAAAAATATCCTGGTACTCCTTGTTCTATTTCTGGATAATCTTCATGATCAATAATTGCAGAAACTATTGGTCT
The Methanobacterium spitsbergense DNA segment above includes these coding regions:
- a CDS encoding RNA-directed DNA polymerase yields the protein MKRHGNLFNKIANEENIYLAYTKARRGRRWQDTIKDFEKDLDNNITKICESLINKTYTTSPYVVFPIFEPKHRLIYKLPFNPDRIIQHALMNIVEPIWDNLLIQDTYACRQGMGVHSGSKRTMDFIRKVGREGYVLKMDISKFYPSLNHDILFDIVKKKIKCKDTLWLLEDIIYSVKGGYNVPIGNYTSQWFGNLYMNELDQHMKHDIGIKYYIRYCDDFLLFHEDKRFLNEMKQYIESYLKSELDLTLSKADVFPISHGVDFLGYRHFHDYILLRKNTAKRFKKRIKEVSYLYKTGRMDKSSYMSSLASMKGVLKWCNGRNLSKSLGLEQLWKEVKDAP